One genomic segment of Suncus etruscus isolate mSunEtr1 chromosome 15, mSunEtr1.pri.cur, whole genome shotgun sequence includes these proteins:
- the BST2 gene encoding bone marrow stromal antigen 2, which yields MAPTFYHRAPMPYLEEHGKEPQKLRFWQCLALVAIAFLLATLIPLLYFMPQMLNQACWDGLRVQQQCLNDTQSLQQSLKSTQHGLGEARAQLANYNHTVETLLATLAKKEKDHQQKMQAREEEHQREIQKLKEQLQEAVAKLESKSEGSEGRSRAASAGTPDPRVKETPVEGEKTETETSTSASISSRLTLSAWAGAGLIVLWSLGFL from the exons ATGGCACCCACCTTCTACCACCGTGCCCCCATGCCCTACCTGGAGGAGCACGGGAAGGAGCCCCAGAAGCTGCGGTTCTGGCAGTGCCTGGCTCTGGTGGCCATCGCTTTCCTGCTGGCCACGCTCATCCCCCTGTTGTACTTCATGCCCCAGATGTTGAACCAGGCCTGCTGGGATGGGCTCCGAGTGCAGCAGCAATGCCTCAATGACACCCAGAGCCTCCAACAGAGCCTGAAAAGCACCCAGCACGGTCTTGGCGAGGCCCGGGCCCAGCTTGCCAACTATAACCACACGGTG GAGACCCTGTTGGCAACTCTGGCCAAGAAGGAGAAGGACCACCAGCAGAAGATGCAGGCGAGGGAGGAGGAGCATCAGC GCGAGATCCAGAAACTGAAAGAGCAGCTGCAGGAGGCGGTGGCAAAGCTGGAGTCGAAGAG CGAAGGTTCTGAGGGGCGCAGCCGGGCAGCCTCCGCAGGGACCCCTGACCCCAGAGTCAAGGAGACCCCGGTGGAGGGGGAGAAGACGGAGACGGAGACCTCGACCTCGGCCTCGATCAGCAGCCGCCTCACCCTCAGCGCCTGGGCCGGGGCTGGGCTCATCGTGCTCTGGAGTCTGGGATTCCTCTGA
- the CCDC194 gene encoding coiled-coil domain-containing protein 194 codes for MCDQNVGPQRRLVAAGTHYNEKVRRRLGQPVGRFRVELKSPCSLDPGKVMCFHDVLHAGKLRLGHSPGARGCLGPKGAARAGGMAGSGPEPQPEPGCAWRALALCGAAVFLAAAAAGGALLAWNLAASTSRGSRCPEPAPSANTTSTPAPPRDPALSPGNAQDELRRRLEELTRELEEAQGARQELQGLLRACESRQNQLETQLMMLKAERDEAKAQGTQMSAENGALTEALARWEAAATESAQHLEEAQQRAHKAEAEGGACAAREATLRERVDALEAEMDPRRKGSRPRPRPRPSPRTQPSTRSSSSSGTSKGCRRPRHAG; via the exons ATGTGCGACCAGAACGTGGGGCCACAGCGACGCCTGGTGGCAGCAGGCACGCACTACAACGAGAAGGTGCGTCGGCGCCTGGGACAGCCCGTGGGCAGGTTCCGAGTAGAGCTCAAGA GCCCATGCTCCTTAGACCCAGGGAAAGTGATGTGTTTCCATGATGTCCTACacgcagggaaactgaggctggggcACAGCCCTG GCGCTCGTGGCTGTCTGGGACCCAAGGGAGCAGCACGCGCGGGTGGCATGGCCGGGTCGGGGCCGGAGCCGCAGCCGGAGCCCGGGTGCGCGTGGCGGGCGCTGGCCCTATGCGGGGCTGCGGTGTTCCTGGCGGCCGCGGCGGCCGGGGGTGCCCTGCTGGCCTGGAACCTGGCGGCCTCCACCTCCCGGGGCTCCCGCTGCCCGGAGCCCGCGCCCTCGGCCAACACCACTAGTACCCCGGCGCCGCCCCGGGACCCCGCGCTCTCCCCCGGGAACGCCCAGGACGAGCTGCGGCGACGGCTGGAGGAGCTGACCCGAGAGCTGGAAGAGGCCCAAGGGGCGCGCCAAGAGCTCCAGGGGCTACTCAGGGCCTGTGAAAGCCGCCAG AATCAGCTGGAGACCCAGCTCATGATGCTGAAGGCAGAGAGGGACGAGGCCAAGGCGCAGGGGACCCAGATGAGTGCTGAGAATGGGGCCCTGACAG AAGCCCTGGCACGCTGGGAGGCGGCGGCCACTGAGTCTGCGCAGCACCTGGAGGAGGCGCAGCAACGCGCACACAAGGCTGAAGCCGAGGGCGGAGCCTGCGCAGCCCGGGAGGCGACGCTGCGCGAGCGAGT TGACGCTCTGGAGGCCGAGATGGACCCTCGACGGAAAGGGTCGCGCCCCCGACCCCGACCCCGGCCCAGCCCGCGGACCCAGCCCAGCACCCGCTCGAGCTCCAGCTCCGGGACATCCAAGGGCTGCCGGCGACCTCGCCACGCTGGATAA